In Prosthecochloris sp. GSB1, the following proteins share a genomic window:
- a CDS encoding co-chaperone GroES: MYQNVTDKFVVVGDRVLIRPKSSDERTKSGIYLPPGVQEKEKIQTGYVLKTGPGYPVGPPPESGEPWMEESSLPQYIPLQAKVGDLAIFIQNSSYEIEYEGEKYVIVPNAAILLLIREDDELEYYLK, from the coding sequence ATGTACCAAAACGTTACGGACAAGTTTGTCGTGGTCGGGGACAGGGTGTTGATCAGGCCGAAATCGAGCGATGAGCGCACGAAATCGGGTATCTACCTGCCGCCGGGCGTTCAGGAGAAAGAGAAGATCCAGACCGGCTACGTTCTGAAGACCGGGCCCGGTTATCCCGTCGGCCCTCCCCCTGAGAGCGGCGAGCCCTGGATGGAGGAGTCTTCTTTGCCGCAGTACATACCGCTGCAGGCGAAGGTTGGCGATCTGGCCATCTTTATCCAGAACAGCTCGTACGAGATCGAGTACGAAGGCGAAAAGTATGTCATCGTTCCGAACGCGGCGATTCTCCTGCTCATCAGGGAGGACGACGAACTTGAATACTATCTGAAGTGA
- a CDS encoding cation diffusion facilitator family transporter: MEHNERVRSEQRFKGRKAKKGLRFAVTVTGVIFITEIVGGLLSGSLALLADAGHMATDLFALLISYLAIRFSSKPCTKKRSYGYFRLEIIAALVNGVILCVTALFVTVEAWKRISMPAEIETVQMFAFGMVGLAANIASALWLRKEKESSVNVRAAYIHILSDLAGSVGVVGGALLIGLTGWSLFDSFISFFIAVLIVRSALKIIGEAVDVLMESVPEGLDIHDIEQTLLSFDHVRDLHDLHVWALTSGVNALSCHILVDEPGQGQALLDAIHEQLKDRYNIDHVTIQLEFE; the protein is encoded by the coding sequence ATGGAACATAACGAAAGAGTCCGTTCGGAACAGCGATTCAAGGGACGGAAAGCAAAAAAAGGACTGCGGTTCGCCGTAACGGTCACGGGAGTCATCTTCATTACCGAGATCGTCGGGGGCCTGCTTTCAGGAAGTCTCGCGCTGCTCGCCGACGCCGGACATATGGCGACGGACCTTTTCGCCCTGCTGATCAGCTACCTTGCAATCCGTTTCAGCTCGAAACCCTGCACAAAAAAACGTTCTTACGGCTACTTCCGGCTCGAGATCATCGCCGCGCTCGTCAATGGGGTGATCCTCTGCGTCACGGCGCTGTTCGTCACCGTCGAGGCCTGGAAACGGATCTCCATGCCCGCGGAGATCGAAACGGTGCAGATGTTCGCCTTCGGCATGGTTGGCCTTGCGGCCAACATCGCCAGCGCGCTCTGGCTGAGAAAAGAAAAGGAGTCGAGCGTCAATGTCCGGGCGGCGTATATTCATATATTAAGTGACCTCGCCGGCTCGGTCGGTGTCGTCGGAGGAGCTTTGTTGATAGGGCTCACGGGCTGGTCCTTGTTCGACAGTTTCATAAGTTTTTTCATTGCGGTACTTATCGTCCGGAGCGCCCTGAAAATCATAGGCGAAGCCGTCGATGTCCTTATGGAATCCGTCCCCGAGGGACTCGACATTCATGATATCGAACAGACGCTGCTCTCTTTCGATCATGTGCGCGACCTGCACGACCTGCATGTCTGGGCGCTGACGAGCGGCGTCAACGCGCTGAGTTGCCACATCCTCGTCGACGAACCCGGACAGGGGCAGGCGCTTCTCGATGCGATCCACGAACAGCTGAAAGACAGATACAATATCGATCATGTCACCATTCAGCTTGAATTCGAGTAA
- the mreC gene encoding rod shape-determining protein MreC — protein sequence MTKFFKFITANNSYLLLVFYCGIAGILIRFQDTLSLKSLQSRGTEFRASVSGLLSDIGEYFSLRRENEILTLQNASLLADAIAGANALRDSAGVTGMAALAQGHPGEFLIARVVERRFNTTENFIIVNAGSKLGVAADMPVLTPDGLAGRVVQVSQNYAKVMPVIHSDFRVSVVSDSNLTHGLLRWGGKKERIARMDYVPLSSSIAKGEKLYTTDFSTFALRGIPVGKVIAVTPGKQFFDVAVRLSVDFSSLTHVMIAESSADPEKIELMYRPVTGDDVPQNETSEQRN from the coding sequence GTGACGAAGTTCTTCAAATTCATCACCGCCAACAACTCGTATCTGCTGCTTGTCTTTTACTGCGGCATCGCGGGCATTCTGATCAGGTTTCAGGACACCCTGTCGCTCAAGAGCCTGCAGTCAAGAGGAACCGAATTCAGGGCGTCCGTCTCCGGCCTCTTGAGCGACATCGGCGAATATTTCAGCCTGAGAAGGGAGAACGAGATACTCACGCTCCAGAACGCTTCACTGCTGGCCGACGCCATCGCCGGGGCTAACGCCTTGCGGGACTCGGCGGGCGTAACCGGCATGGCGGCGCTTGCGCAAGGGCACCCTGGAGAGTTCCTCATCGCCAGGGTCGTCGAACGCCGATTCAATACGACGGAAAACTTTATCATCGTCAACGCCGGTTCGAAACTGGGAGTCGCTGCCGACATGCCGGTATTGACTCCCGACGGCCTTGCAGGCCGGGTCGTCCAGGTATCGCAAAACTATGCGAAGGTGATGCCGGTCATCCACTCCGACTTCAGAGTCAGCGTGGTGTCCGACAGCAACCTGACGCACGGACTTCTTCGTTGGGGCGGAAAAAAGGAACGGATCGCACGGATGGATTACGTCCCGCTGAGCAGCTCGATCGCCAAGGGCGAAAAACTCTACACCACCGATTTCAGCACGTTCGCGCTGCGGGGCATCCCTGTCGGAAAGGTAATCGCGGTAACGCCCGGAAAACAGTTTTTCGACGTCGCCGTCAGGCTTTCTGTCGATTTTTCCTCCCTGACGCATGTGATGATCGCCGAAAGCAGCGCCGACCCGGAAAAAATTGAGCTGATGTATCGCCCGGTAACAGGCGATGACGTCCCGCAAAACGAAACCTCTGAGCAAAGGAACTGA
- the mreD gene encoding rod shape-determining protein MreD, giving the protein MVKDTIVRIVLLSVLALLQQYAVSRFVVFGAFPDLLTVFIVFVALRTGQKQGMTYGFAAGLATGVLGGDIGITTLAKTLEGFVAGYFHIPEDSHASTHQKRRMFYKGVLLASLTGRAVQAASANVLALPPLWHVAYSVVLVTVFNMLIAVLAYQLFLKKILANN; this is encoded by the coding sequence GTGGTAAAGGATACCATCGTAAGGATCGTTCTTCTGAGCGTACTCGCCCTCCTGCAACAGTACGCCGTATCGAGATTCGTGGTGTTCGGGGCGTTTCCCGATCTCCTTACCGTGTTCATCGTTTTCGTCGCGCTGAGAACGGGCCAGAAACAGGGTATGACCTACGGTTTCGCGGCCGGGCTGGCGACCGGCGTGCTTGGCGGAGACATCGGGATAACCACGCTCGCGAAAACCCTCGAGGGCTTCGTCGCGGGTTACTTCCATATCCCCGAGGACAGCCACGCCTCGACGCATCAAAAAAGAAGGATGTTCTACAAAGGCGTGCTGCTCGCCTCCCTCACGGGGAGAGCGGTACAGGCCGCGTCGGCAAACGTCCTCGCGCTGCCTCCGCTCTGGCATGTCGCGTATTCCGTCGTGCTCGTGACCGTTTTCAACATGCTGATCGCCGTGCTGGCGTATCAACTGTTCCTGAAGAAAATTCTGGCGAACAACTGA
- the mrdA gene encoding penicillin-binding protein 2 gives MDKIQKRAYSVSLIVIAGFVVLFLRLIYLQVFEYKELGSISDANSLRRTWLHPPRGRLIDRNGVTVVDNQPLYTVKVIPAEFTDSLKKSTLAALLHVTDEELEKRIRKGFKYNRFAPVAVGRDIEPQEMMRLNENLWRLPGVMLEVENKRKYPAGINASHIFGYLNFISKEQLENMAGKGYTPDDKTGSKGLEKQYEDQLRGEKGVRYELVNSIGKTAGKFEDGRKDTPFKNGSDLHLTLDAGLQRLAEQLLKETGKSGAVVAIDPNDGGILAMTSQPDYDLEILNGKTDAEQWKELVANPQKPLFNRAIQAAYPPGSVYKILLSIAALEENAITPEKTIYCSGVFRLGRGRFLCHGGQGHGPVNLERAIIESCNTYYYQLIFDLGFEKWTEYGRMFGFGDKTGTDIPGEHPGILPSAEYYDKRYGKGKWTRGYLVSLAIGQGELNTTPLQLAAFTATVANRGTWHQPHLVRGYRPDTGDTVVPLSFTKRKLPISEKTFETVMTAMQGVVDSGTGRLAAVDGVAVAGKTGTAQNPHGKDHAWFVAFAPVEKPVIALAVLVENAGYGGSISAPIAGKLINYYVNGPDTTDADSATAALTEKNSGGTAGAAASNIIRTDSAAQTDTEAGNNPEYDLQR, from the coding sequence ATGGACAAGATTCAAAAAAGAGCCTACAGCGTTTCCCTGATAGTCATTGCGGGTTTCGTGGTTCTGTTCCTGCGACTGATCTATCTTCAGGTTTTCGAGTACAAGGAACTCGGCTCCATTTCAGACGCAAACAGTCTGAGGAGAACGTGGCTCCATCCTCCGAGAGGGCGCCTGATAGACCGTAACGGCGTCACGGTCGTCGACAACCAGCCGCTCTATACGGTCAAGGTCATCCCTGCTGAATTCACCGATTCCCTGAAAAAAAGCACGCTTGCCGCCCTGCTGCACGTCACGGATGAGGAGCTGGAAAAAAGAATACGGAAAGGCTTCAAATACAACCGCTTCGCGCCGGTCGCCGTCGGACGTGATATCGAACCGCAGGAAATGATGCGGCTCAACGAAAACCTCTGGAGACTGCCGGGAGTGATGCTCGAGGTTGAAAACAAAAGGAAGTATCCAGCGGGGATCAATGCTTCGCATATCTTCGGATACCTGAACTTCATATCGAAGGAACAGCTCGAAAACATGGCCGGCAAGGGCTATACCCCGGACGATAAAACCGGGAGCAAGGGACTCGAAAAACAATACGAGGACCAGTTGCGCGGCGAAAAAGGCGTGCGCTACGAACTGGTGAACTCCATTGGAAAAACGGCAGGCAAGTTCGAGGACGGAAGGAAGGACACCCCGTTCAAAAACGGCAGCGATCTTCACCTGACGCTCGACGCCGGCCTGCAGCGGCTCGCCGAGCAGCTTTTGAAGGAAACGGGGAAATCAGGGGCGGTCGTGGCCATCGATCCCAATGACGGCGGAATTCTCGCCATGACGAGCCAGCCCGATTACGACCTTGAAATCCTGAATGGGAAAACTGACGCAGAACAATGGAAGGAACTCGTCGCCAATCCGCAGAAACCGCTGTTCAATCGCGCGATACAGGCGGCCTATCCGCCCGGATCGGTCTACAAGATCCTGCTTTCGATAGCCGCGCTCGAGGAAAACGCTATCACCCCCGAAAAAACCATCTACTGCTCCGGAGTCTTCCGCCTCGGCAGGGGACGTTTTCTCTGCCACGGGGGCCAGGGGCACGGTCCGGTTAATCTCGAACGCGCGATCATCGAATCGTGCAACACCTATTACTACCAGCTTATTTTCGACCTCGGCTTCGAAAAATGGACCGAATACGGCCGCATGTTCGGGTTCGGTGACAAAACGGGAACGGATATTCCAGGTGAACACCCGGGAATCCTCCCATCAGCGGAATACTACGACAAACGCTACGGAAAGGGAAAGTGGACCAGGGGATACCTGGTAAGCCTTGCCATCGGCCAGGGTGAGCTGAACACGACGCCGCTCCAGCTCGCGGCCTTCACGGCGACCGTGGCGAACAGGGGCACCTGGCACCAGCCGCATCTCGTGCGGGGATACCGGCCGGACACCGGCGATACCGTCGTGCCGCTTTCCTTCACGAAAAGAAAACTGCCGATATCGGAAAAAACCTTCGAAACCGTCATGACGGCGATGCAGGGAGTGGTCGATTCCGGGACGGGACGGCTCGCCGCCGTCGACGGCGTAGCGGTCGCGGGTAAGACCGGTACCGCGCAGAACCCCCACGGGAAGGATCATGCCTGGTTCGTGGCGTTCGCTCCTGTCGAAAAGCCGGTCATAGCCCTTGCAGTGCTGGTCGAAAACGCTGGATACGGTGGCAGCATATCAGCTCCTATAGCCGGAAAGCTGATTAATTATTATGTTAACGGTCCGGACACGACGGACGCGGATTCAGCCACGGCCGCCTTAACGGAAAAAAACAGCGGCGGAACGGCAGGCGCCGCGGCATCGAACATTATCCGAACCGACAGCGCCGCGCAGACGGACACCGAAGCAGGGAACAACCCGGAATATGATTTACAAAGATGA
- a CDS encoding FAD-binding oxidoreductase: MIYKDDPALVRSFLEDTSNIRTGHTPGVFFPETADDVAQLFAKRPAEVKRFVVAGNGTGTTGGRIPFGDHVIAMQKLDAIGAPLPCGDGTAIMTVGAGALLEDIQKKAEQSGWIYPPDPTEKLCFIGSTIANNSSGARTYKYGPTRKYIRRIRVVLPSGDVLDLPRSACIAGENGRFRLELPLAGKLEFERPRYSMPRTSKHNAGYYSAPGMDLVDLFIGSEGTLGVIVEADLGLLPAPEKIISCIVHFRNVDDIFLFVDKARKKENGVGPRALELFDANALDFLRAVYPDTPEGSAGAIFFEQETTSSNEDDMLDAWLELMESCNAMTDESWVALDPDEQRAMTAFRHELPVQVNEWLASQSETKISTDMAVPHGAFPELFRFYRDVCEQHGFRYIVFGHIGDSHVHLNILPSSHEEFVTAKTLYEGFVDKAIVLGGTLSAEHGIGKLKSGYLVRMFGEEGVAEMLRIKKIFDPKLLLNIGNLIPEEYCRTEP; the protein is encoded by the coding sequence ATGATTTACAAAGATGATCCGGCTCTTGTCAGAAGTTTTCTGGAAGACACGAGCAACATAAGAACAGGCCACACCCCGGGAGTGTTTTTCCCCGAAACCGCCGACGACGTCGCCCAGCTTTTCGCAAAGCGTCCCGCGGAAGTCAAGCGCTTCGTCGTAGCGGGCAACGGCACGGGAACGACCGGGGGCCGGATACCTTTCGGGGATCACGTCATCGCCATGCAGAAACTCGACGCCATCGGCGCCCCCCTGCCCTGCGGCGACGGCACGGCAATCATGACCGTGGGGGCCGGCGCCCTCCTGGAAGACATCCAGAAAAAAGCAGAACAGAGCGGCTGGATCTATCCTCCAGACCCTACGGAAAAACTCTGTTTCATCGGCAGCACGATAGCCAACAACTCTTCCGGGGCGAGAACCTACAAATACGGCCCGACCCGGAAGTATATCCGCCGGATCAGGGTGGTGCTCCCTTCCGGGGACGTGCTCGACCTTCCGAGGAGCGCCTGCATTGCTGGAGAGAACGGCCGTTTCCGCCTGGAACTCCCTCTTGCGGGAAAACTGGAATTCGAGCGTCCGCGTTACTCCATGCCCCGGACTTCGAAACACAATGCCGGGTACTACTCCGCTCCAGGCATGGACCTCGTGGACCTGTTCATAGGCTCCGAAGGCACGCTCGGAGTAATCGTGGAAGCCGATCTCGGGTTGCTTCCCGCGCCCGAAAAGATCATATCGTGCATCGTCCATTTCCGGAATGTCGACGACATCTTTCTTTTCGTCGACAAAGCGCGGAAAAAGGAAAACGGCGTCGGGCCACGGGCCCTGGAACTCTTCGACGCAAACGCACTCGACTTCCTGCGCGCGGTCTATCCCGATACGCCTGAAGGCTCCGCCGGAGCGATTTTTTTCGAGCAGGAAACAACTTCGTCCAACGAGGACGACATGCTCGACGCATGGCTGGAGCTCATGGAATCCTGCAACGCGATGACCGATGAATCGTGGGTGGCGCTGGATCCGGATGAACAACGCGCGATGACCGCGTTCCGGCATGAACTGCCGGTCCAGGTGAACGAATGGCTCGCCAGCCAGTCGGAAACCAAGATCAGCACCGACATGGCCGTGCCGCACGGTGCGTTTCCGGAGCTTTTCCGATTCTATCGCGACGTCTGCGAACAGCACGGATTTCGCTATATCGTGTTCGGCCATATCGGCGACAGCCATGTCCACCTGAACATTCTGCCGTCCAGTCATGAAGAATTCGTCACCGCGAAGACTCTTTACGAAGGATTCGTGGACAAGGCCATCGTGCTCGGCGGCACGCTGTCGGCGGAACACGGCATCGGAAAACTAAAATCCGGCTATCTCGTCAGGATGTTCGGCGAGGAAGGCGTCGCCGAAATGCTGCGCATCAAGAAAATCTTCGACCCGAAACTGCTGCTCAACATCGGCAACCTGATTCCCGAAGAGTACTGCCGGACAGAACCCTAA
- the smpB gene encoding SsrA-binding protein SmpB translates to MANQEKNRQYVTTILNRKARHEYTILESLVAGIELRGSEVKSVRLGKASLNESHAIIHRGEVWLENMQISEYEHNSLERLDPKRSRKLLLKRDEIQKLQLKLHQKGLTLIPLKAFFNSRGVLKIELALAKGKKLYDKRESIRARDEERQMQRAKQQY, encoded by the coding sequence GTGGCAAATCAAGAGAAAAACAGGCAATACGTCACGACGATCCTGAACCGCAAGGCACGTCATGAGTATACGATACTCGAAAGCCTTGTCGCCGGAATCGAACTCCGGGGCAGCGAGGTGAAATCCGTCCGGCTCGGGAAAGCCAGCCTGAATGAAAGCCATGCGATCATTCACCGTGGAGAGGTATGGCTGGAGAACATGCAGATATCCGAGTACGAGCACAACAGCCTCGAACGGCTTGACCCGAAAAGAAGCCGCAAACTGCTGCTCAAACGTGACGAAATTCAGAAACTCCAGTTGAAACTCCATCAGAAAGGCTTGACGCTCATACCGTTAAAGGCTTTTTTTAACAGCCGCGGTGTACTGAAAATCGAACTCGCCCTCGCAAAGGGCAAAAAACTCTACGACAAGCGCGAAAGCATCAGGGCTCGCGACGAGGAGCGGCAGATGCAGCGGGCGAAACAGCAATACTAA